The segment CATGCCCCGCTCCATGGCCCAAGAGCAGACGGACATCCTCAAACAGCCGCCGCCCAAACATCCGCCTAAGCTGACCTCACGGCGCATCGGCATTCACACCTCGACGGCGGGCGGGACGGCCACCGCCGCGGAGCGTGCCTATCGCCTCGGCTGCAACACGTTTCAGATCTTTTCTTCCAGCCCGCGGCGGTGGAAGCCGTACGAGTTGGGCGGACAGCAGTGCGAGCAGATGAGTCGGCTGCGCGCCAGGTACGGCCTGAACCCGCTGGTGGTCCACGCCGGCTACCTGCTGAACCTGGGCAGCAGCAACGAGCACTTCTATGCCCGCACTATTGCCAGCTTCTGCGGCGAGCTGGAGCGCGCGCTGGCGTTGCGCGCGGAATACCTGGTCGTGCATCCTGGGTCGTTCCGCGGGATCAGCCGGGAAGAAGGACTGGCGCGGGCCGCTCACGCCATCAGCCAGGCCAGCAAAGGACTCGACCTGGCCAAGGGCGGGCTCACCGTCCTGATCGAGAACACCGCCGGCGCCGAATTCTCGCTGGGCGGCAGCTTCGAGCAGGTGGCGGCGCTGGTGGGCGTGCTGCGCGGGATCATCCCCGTCGCTGCCTGCATCGACACCTGCCACACCCATGTCGCTGGCTACGACATGGTCTCCGAGGAGGGCTACCGGATGACGATGCAGGAGATCGATTCGACCATCGGTCTGAAGAACGTCCCTGTCTGGCACTGCAATGACGCCAAGGCCGCGTTTGGCTCCAAGCTCGACCGGCACCAGCACATCGGGCAGGGAACCATCGGACTGGAGCCGTTCCGCCGCCTGCTGAACGATCCGCGGACCAAGCACGCCGCCTTCATCGCCGAAACGCCGATTGACCATCCTGGCGACGACCGGCGGAACATGGAAGCGCTGAAGGCGCTCGTTGAGAAGTCTTCACCGCCGAGATCGCAGAGAACGCCGAGAAAAAATCAGGCCTTAGATCTTCGCGGATGAACATAGATCGGAACTCAACCGCGCCCATCCCTGGCCTTTGTTTTTCTCCGCGTCCTCCGCGTCCTCTGCGGTTAATTCTTCTGCCGTTGTAAAATCACGGTTTATCCCCATGCCCGAAACGAAGTCTGAGAAACCGATGTCTACCGAGCCGCGCGACGAGCGCTACGACGTGCAGGCGGTCGAGCAGAAGTGGTCGGCGCGCTGGCAGTCCGATGCCAAGCTGTATGCCGCCGAGCCCGCCACCAGCAAGCGCAAGAAGTACTACGTGCTGGAGATGCTTCCCTATCCCTCGGGTGAGCTGCACATGGGACACGTCCGCAACTACGCCATCGGTGACGCCCTGGCGCGCTACATGTGGATGAACGGCTACAACGTGCTCCATCCCATGGGCTGGGATTCCTTCGGCCTGCCGGCGGAGAACGCCGCCATCAAGAACAACACCCCGCCCAAGGAGTGGACGCTGCGCAACATCGCCCACATGAAGCGGCAGATGATGCGCCTGGGTTTCGCCTACGACTGGTCCACCGAGATCACCACCTGCCTGCCGGACTATTACCGCTGGAACCAGTGGTTCTTCCTCAAGATGTACGAGCGCGGCCTGGCCTACCGCAAGAAGAGCAAGGTGAACTGGTGTCCCAAGTGCGCCACTGTGCTGGCCAACGAGCAGGTGGCGGGCGGCTTCTGCTGGCGTCACGAAGACACCGCGGTGGAGCAGCGCGAACTGGAACAGTGGGCGTTGCGCATCACCAATTACGCCGACGAACTGCTGCGCGACATCGAGAAGCTGGAGCACTGGCCGGAAAAAGTGCGGGTCATGCAGCGCAACTGGATCGGGCGCAGCGAGGGCGCGCTGGTGGACTTCAAGCTCGACGGCCCCGCGGGCAAGGCCGGGGACAAGATCACCGTCTTCACCACCCGCGTGGACACCATCTTCGGGGCCACCTCGGTGCAGCTCGCGCCGGAGCACCCCATCGTCGCCGACCTGACCGCCAACGATCCCGAGCTGCGCGCCAAGGTCGAAGACCTGGTGGCCGAGCAGCGCGACGCACGAGACAGCGACAAGATCGGCGAACTGGAGAAGCACGGCGTCTTCACTGGCCGCAACGCCATCAACCCCTTCAACCGGGAGAAGGTCCCGATCTGGGTGGCGAACTACATCCTGATGGAGTACGGCACCGGCGCGATCATGTCGGTGCCGGCGCACGACGAGCGCGATCACGAGTTCGCCCAGAAATACGGCCTCGAGATCCGCGTGGTCATCCTGCCGCGCCGGACCGGGGAGCCACCTCCTCCCGGCGAGGAAGAGGAGCCGGTGCTCCCCTTCACCCGCACCGACAGCCTGCTCATCAACTCCGGACCGTACAACCAGATGGCGTGCGAAGAAGCCATGAAGAAGATGGCCGCCGACGCGGAGAAGGGCGGCTTCGGCAAGGCCGCGGTCACTTACCGGCTGAAGGACTGGGGCA is part of the Terriglobales bacterium genome and harbors:
- a CDS encoding deoxyribonuclease IV, which encodes MPRSMAQEQTDILKQPPPKHPPKLTSRRIGIHTSTAGGTATAAERAYRLGCNTFQIFSSSPRRWKPYELGGQQCEQMSRLRARYGLNPLVVHAGYLLNLGSSNEHFYARTIASFCGELERALALRAEYLVVHPGSFRGISREEGLARAAHAISQASKGLDLAKGGLTVLIENTAGAEFSLGGSFEQVAALVGVLRGIIPVAACIDTCHTHVAGYDMVSEEGYRMTMQEIDSTIGLKNVPVWHCNDAKAAFGSKLDRHQHIGQGTIGLEPFRRLLNDPRTKHAAFIAETPIDHPGDDRRNMEALKALVEKSSPPRSQRTPRKNQALDLRG
- the leuS gene encoding leucine--tRNA ligase, with translation MSTEPRDERYDVQAVEQKWSARWQSDAKLYAAEPATSKRKKYYVLEMLPYPSGELHMGHVRNYAIGDALARYMWMNGYNVLHPMGWDSFGLPAENAAIKNNTPPKEWTLRNIAHMKRQMMRLGFAYDWSTEITTCLPDYYRWNQWFFLKMYERGLAYRKKSKVNWCPKCATVLANEQVAGGFCWRHEDTAVEQRELEQWALRITNYADELLRDIEKLEHWPEKVRVMQRNWIGRSEGALVDFKLDGPAGKAGDKITVFTTRVDTIFGATSVQLAPEHPIVADLTANDPELRAKVEDLVAEQRDARDSDKIGELEKHGVFTGRNAINPFNREKVPIWVANYILMEYGTGAIMSVPAHDERDHEFAQKYGLEIRVVILPRRTGEPPPPGEEEEPVLPFTRTDSLLINSGPYNQMACEEAMKKMAADAEKGGFGKAAVTYRLKDWGISRQRYWGTPIPMVYCAKDGIVAVPEKDLPVVLPENVDIAAPGGSPLSHVPEFVNVKCPKCGGAARRETDTMDTFIDSSWYFYRYTDAHNDRGPFDPKVAGYWFTVDQYIGGVEHAILHLIYSRFWTKVMRDLGLVKNAEPVERLFTQGMVIKDGAKMSKSRGNVVAPDDMVARYGADATRMYTLFAGPPDGELDWQDSGVEGISRFIGRVYRLVARFAAPAHPEWRAEVPAEGQLFPDEKKLLRKLHQTIRRVSDDFGGRWHFNTSISAVMELVNEVGPALEAATPAGQAKLEPAPMARTGFITRPEIVRTPVQRALMRNLLLLLAPFAPYLAHELWERIGESTNLLREAWPQHDPKLAAEEEIEIVAQVNGKIRGRITVPAGTGEERLRELALADEKVKSWIAGKQPVKVIVVPNKLVNVVVK